The genome window TACGCCGGGGAAGCCGGACAGCAGCTCCATCACATCCGCCGCCGCCGTTTTCAGAACCGCCGGCGGTGCATCCATCAGCCGGATGTCGATGTCACGACCGGGTGGGCCGCCGCGGCGCTCGAACACCGCCACGCGCTTGGTGCCGGCAATATCCGGCAAATGGCTCTTCCACGCCTTGACGATCTCGGGCGTGCGGATCGTGCGGTCTTCCGACGGGGTCAGCTGCACGTCGATCTCGGCGACATTGTCGCCGCGCGTGCGGCCCGACTTGCCGAGCGTGACAAAGGACGCAACGACCAGCTTTTCACCATTCGCGCCAGACAGCGTCGTCTCGGCGGCGGTCAGCGCGGTCTCGATCCGGTTGAGCGCGACAATCGCCTCATCTTCGGGAATGCCCGCATTGAATTCCACCGAGGCGCGGATGGATTCCGCTTCCGGCGAGGGAAAGAAGACGAAGCCGACACGGCCGCCGGCGACAAGGCCGTAGCCGATCAGCGTGATCAGGCCGACAGCGATTGCCACGGTCGAATAGCGCCAGTGATAGGACAGCGCCACCATGCGCCGGAACGGTCCATCGCGAAACGCGTTGAACCCCCGGTCGAACGCACGGCGGAAGCCGCGTTGCTCGGCGTGCGCATTATGTGCCTTGCCCTCGTGATGGCTGATGAACCACTCGATGAGAGCTGCAATGGCGAAAGCACCGGCCGCAACGACGATCGCGAAGCCCGCGCCAGCCAGCGCCCCGCGCAGCATCGTCATCATTGAGGAGACGCCGGCGAGCAGCAGGGAAATCCCGTAAATCAGCCAGGTGACCGCATCGGCGAAAAGCGCCGCCAGAAGCCCGAACGCACCAGCGACGACTGTCCAGATCTCGACATTGGCAATGGCTGCCTTGAGGGCCGCCAAAGACGCCGAGGTGTCCGTGAAGCCCGGAACCGGAGCGGCGTGCATACCGTCGGGAATGATGGTTACGGCGACGGCCAGCACCAGCGCGACGAAGAACTGGCGCCAGAACGACCAGGCGCCCCCGCGGCGGCTGCCGAGCGCGTGCGACAGGTGGCCGGGCAGAACGAAAAAGCACTCGATCAGCGAGGCGACCAGCACCGCGATGACGACGAGCGGCAGCGACCCCATGATCTGGCCGATGACGTCGCGAATGAGGAACATCGGTGCGAAGGCTGCCATGGTCGTCAGACTGGCTGCGATCACGGGCGTGATCATTCGACCGGCGCCGCGTTCGGCCGCGGTGACGGGATCGTCACCCGCCGAGGATCGGGTTGCCGTATGTTCGCCGACCACGATGGCGTCGTCGACGATGATGCCGAGCGTCATGATCAGCGCGAACAGCGACATCATGTTGATGGTCTGACCGCTCGCATACATGATCCCGAGCGTCGCCATCATAGCGACCGGGATGCCGGCGGCCACCCACAGCGCGATGCGGGCGTTGAGGAAAACGAACAGGATGCCGACGACGAGGATCAGGCCCTGGCCGCCGTTCTTGAAGAGCAGGTTGATACGCTCCCACAGCTTGTCGGAGCGGTCGTCGTAGACGGCGATCTTCAGCGTCGGCGGGAAGATCGAGCGGGCTTCCTTGAGGTAGCTGTTGAGAGTCTCCGCCGCCTGCAGGGTATCGGTGTTTACCGAGCGGTTGACGGTGATCTCGATGCCGGGCTCGCCGAACGCGAAGCCGCGCGGATCGTCGCGGTTGAAGGCGCGTTCGACGCTCGCCACCTCACGCAGCCGCACCCGCTCGCCGGTCGGGAAGCTCTTTATCTCCATGGTGCGGATCGCTTCGGGCGTCTCACCCGGTGTCACCGCGCGCAACTGCTTTTCGATCGGGCCGCGAATCTGGCCCGACGGCAGGTCGCGGGTATTGCCGGCAACCTTCGTGGCAATGTCGCCGACGGTCATGCCGAGCCGGCGCAGCTCGCGCTCGGGCACTTCGACGTGGATTTCCTCGTCGCGCATACCGTTGAAATTGACCTGGTCGATGCCGCGCGAGATCAGATCGTCTCGAATACGCTTGGCGTAGACCCGCATGGCGGCTTCCGAGAAGGGACCTGAAATCGACAGTCGCGCGACGCGGTCGAAGAAACGCGGAAACTGGATGACCGGGGTTTCGGCGTCTTCAGGCAGCGTGGTGACCTGAGCGACGGCGGACTCCACATCCGACAGCGCCTTTTGCATGTCGGCGGCCGGGTCGAACGCCATGATGATCGAGGCACTGCCTTCGCGCGCCGACGAGGTGATCTCATCGACGCCATCGACGAAGCGGACTTCGGGTTCGACCGCGCCGAGGATGTTGGCCTCGACGTCTTCCGCGCTGGCGCCGGGCCAGGAAATGGTGATCAGGATCCGCTTGGTTTCGACGGTCGGGAAGAACTGGGTGTTGATCTTGGCCAGCCCGTAGAGGCCGAACAGGATCATCAGCACCATCAGCAGATTGGCCGCGTTCGGGTGGCGGACGAAGACCGAAACGAGACCGTGATCATTCAGATCGCGGCTCATCGCATGCTGTCCATCGTGTTGCCGCCGCCGACCGTCTCGCTCGGGCGAACCGGCTTCTTGGCTCCGTCGCTCGGCGCAGCCGACTTCGGCTGCTTGTCCAGCTTCTCACCGCGCACGCGCAGTCCCTCGCCGACTTCGGCAATGCGGGTTGTCAGCACGTCGTCGCCCCAGTCGAGCGAACCGGTGACGAGGACCGCGTCATCGTCATAGGCGGCAACGCTCACCTCGCGGCGTTCGAGCCGGCCTTCCTTGACGATGAAGACATGATCGCCGCCATACACGGCGGTCTCCGGCAGGCGCACGGTGTGGGGGAACTCGCGGCCCGGCAGACTGACCTGAACGAAGGCGCCGGGGCGCAGTTCGTCACCGGCCCGCTCGTCGACGATACGCGCAAAGACGTCGACACCGCCGCGCTGTGTATTGATCTCGGCGCCGACCCGGTCGATGACGGCTTCATAGCGCGCCGGCTCCTCGCCGACATTCCAGGTCACGCTCACCTTGCGACCGATCAGCGACTCGTTCTCACCGAGCAACTGGCCGTATTTGAAGTCGGACAGAGTGAAACGGACTTCAAGGTAATTGACGTCGTAGAGGCTGACGGCGACGTCGTTGACATTCAAAAGGCGGCCGAGGTCGGCGGATTCCGACATCACGACCCCGTCGAAGGGCGCTTTCAGCACCGTGTCACGCAAATTGCGCTCGGCCTGCTCGAGCCGCCATTCCAGGCGCGCGAGCGTAACCCTCTGGCGTTCCAGCGTGGCCTTTTCGGCGCGGACCTTGTTCTGCGAGCGCTCCAGGCTTTGCTCCCGCTGGCTGAGAACGAGACGGCGTTCGTCGACGCCGCGCGGGGTGACGTTGCCGCTCGCCAACAGTTTTTCGGCGCGGGCAAGATCCTTCTTCGCCAGTTCGAGCTGTTCGCGGGAGCGCACGATGTCGCCCTCCTCGACCTGGATCAACGCTTCGCGTTCGGCAAGCGACGCGCGGACTTCCGCGAGGTTGGCGCGCGCTTCGGTGACGGCGCCCTCATAGTTGAAGCGGTCGATGGTGAGCAGTTCATCGCCCTTGGACACGCGCGCGCCGACCTTCAGCGCCGGATTGGACGCAACGACCTCACCGGCGACGAGGGCGCGCAAATCGACGGTCTGGCCGGCGACAACGGAGCCGTAAACCTGAATGGCTGGACGGTGGTCGGCATACGCGGCCTTCACACTGTCGATGATGTAGACCTGTTCGCGCGGCGGACGCTGCGGCACGTCCTTCTTGGTCGCGACAAGGAACTTGGCGCCGAAAAC of Hyphomicrobiales bacterium contains these proteins:
- a CDS encoding efflux transporter periplasmic adaptor subunit; translation: MRYWLREGWHVKPLEIDDVRTVKIHKKRSLWWAIPQTIVPIAVIALAVFGAKFLVATKKDVPQRPPREQVYIIDSVKAAYADHRPAIQVYGSVVAGQTVDLRALVAGEVVASNPALKVGARVSKGDELLTIDRFNYEGAVTEARANLAEVRASLAEREALIQVEEGDIVRSREQLELAKKDLARAEKLLASGNVTPRGVDERRLVLSQREQSLERSQNKVRAEKATLERQRVTLARLEWRLEQAERNLRDTVLKAPFDGVVMSESADLGRLLNVNDVAVSLYDVNYLEVRFTLSDFKYGQLLGENESLIGRKVSVTWNVGEEPARYEAVIDRVGAEINTQRGGVDVFARIVDERAGDELRPGAFVQVSLPGREFPHTVRLPETAVYGGDHVFIVKEGRLERREVSVAAYDDDAVLVTGSLDWGDDVLTTRIAEVGEGLRVRGEKLDKQPKSAAPSDGAKKPVRPSETVGGGNTMDSMR
- a CDS encoding AcrB/AcrD/AcrF family protein, coding for MSRDLNDHGLVSVFVRHPNAANLLMVLMILFGLYGLAKINTQFFPTVETKRILITISWPGASAEDVEANILGAVEPEVRFVDGVDEITSSAREGSASIIMAFDPAADMQKALSDVESAVAQVTTLPEDAETPVIQFPRFFDRVARLSISGPFSEAAMRVYAKRIRDDLISRGIDQVNFNGMRDEEIHVEVPERELRRLGMTVGDIATKVAGNTRDLPSGQIRGPIEKQLRAVTPGETPEAIRTMEIKSFPTGERVRLREVASVERAFNRDDPRGFAFGEPGIEITVNRSVNTDTLQAAETLNSYLKEARSIFPPTLKIAVYDDRSDKLWERINLLFKNGGQGLILVVGILFVFLNARIALWVAAGIPVAMMATLGIMYASGQTINMMSLFALIMTLGIIVDDAIVVGEHTATRSSAGDDPVTAAERGAGRMITPVIAASLTTMAAFAPMFLIRDVIGQIMGSLPLVVIAVLVASLIECFFVLPGHLSHALGSRRGGAWSFWRQFFVALVLAVAVTIIPDGMHAAPVPGFTDTSASLAALKAAIANVEIWTVVAGAFGLLAALFADAVTWLIYGISLLLAGVSSMMTMLRGALAGAGFAIVVAAGAFAIAALIEWFISHHEGKAHNAHAEQRGFRRAFDRGFNAFRDGPFRRMVALSYHWRYSTVAIAVGLITLIGYGLVAGGRVGFVFFPSPEAESIRASVEFNAGIPEDEAIVALNRIETALTAAETTLSGANGEKLVVASFVTLGKSGRTRGDNVAEIDVQLTPSEDRTIRTPEIVKAWKSHLPDIAGTKRVAVFERRGGPPGRDIDIRLMDAPPAVLKTAAADVMELLSGFPGVSGVADDLPFGKPELVMELTPRGAALGFTIDEVGRQIRNAFEGAIARRLAVGDDEIVIRVIKKMDRKGDAQLRTYELRAPSGEFVPLSEVVSLSERQGFSVIPREDGRPVVSVTADVDSDITSNKEIIDTLNDGALAKVAGTYNLVYEFSGREEERKKSFADLQIGTGIALMVIYIILAWIFASYWRPLAVMLIIPFGFVGAVAGHAIMGFKLTILSMIGLLGLAGILVNDSIILVGRIDERLEEGDDLETSSIGASQDRLRAVLLTSLTTICGLAPLLMEKSLQAQFLLPMAITIVFGLGFATLLVLFLVPALIGIGGDISNSLKALYGRRHGHGGFPAE